One window from the genome of Rickettsiella endosymbiont of Xylota segnis encodes:
- a CDS encoding leucyl aminopeptidase — translation MQYSINSIDLIKQTSDCLIVSIFQGKRLSQSAQLLNKHSQGYIQKILDKGDLIEECGKSIMFYNVPGISASRVLLVYCGEESTLSIADFRKIISCMACALKTLQVDEVTSFLTDISMKACDLDKQIRQSIELIEDCFYCFDELKTDKKNKISPPKRFIFNLPNSKESAKAAETIKQATAITHGIKLTKDLANLPANLCTPSIMAEQAKKLANDTGLRINILDEAAIKKEGMGGLLAVAQGSEEPVKFITLEYQGALEQQPIVLVGKGVTFDSGGICLKPAAGMEEMKYDMSGAASVMGILKVIAELKLPIHVVGIMPLTENLPSGTAVKPGDVIKTLSGLNVEVINTDAEGRLILADALTYSERFNPDVVIDMATLTGAIIVALGAVATGMMSNSMELALEIEKAGQQSQDRVWPLPLWDEYQQQIDSNVADISNVGAGGGKSITAACFLSRFTKKLNWAHLDIAGTAWKSGPEKTATGRPVSLIVQFLLNRCKNNLK, via the coding sequence ATGCAATATTCTATCAATTCTATTGATCTTATTAAACAGACGAGTGATTGCTTAATCGTCAGTATTTTTCAGGGTAAACGACTTTCTCAATCTGCTCAACTATTAAATAAACATAGTCAGGGATATATCCAAAAAATTTTAGATAAAGGTGATTTAATAGAAGAATGTGGTAAAAGCATTATGTTTTATAATGTTCCAGGAATATCTGCATCACGCGTTCTTTTAGTTTATTGCGGGGAAGAATCCACTTTATCCATAGCAGATTTTCGTAAAATTATTAGTTGTATGGCATGTGCCTTAAAAACTTTACAAGTTGATGAAGTAACAAGTTTTTTAACTGATATTTCAATGAAAGCGTGTGATCTTGATAAGCAGATACGCCAGAGTATTGAGCTTATTGAAGATTGTTTTTATTGCTTTGATGAATTAAAAACAGATAAAAAAAATAAAATATCTCCACCGAAAAGATTTATTTTTAATCTTCCCAATTCTAAAGAATCGGCGAAAGCCGCAGAGACAATAAAACAGGCTACAGCCATTACTCATGGAATAAAATTAACTAAAGATCTCGCTAATCTGCCCGCTAATTTATGTACACCTAGCATCATGGCGGAACAAGCCAAAAAATTAGCGAATGATACCGGCCTTAGGATTAACATATTAGATGAAGCTGCAATAAAAAAAGAAGGCATGGGTGGGTTATTAGCAGTAGCGCAGGGTTCTGAAGAACCAGTCAAGTTCATTACTTTAGAATATCAGGGAGCACTAGAACAACAACCTATTGTACTAGTCGGAAAGGGAGTAACTTTTGACTCAGGTGGAATTTGTTTAAAACCTGCCGCTGGAATGGAAGAAATGAAATATGATATGTCAGGTGCTGCTAGTGTGATGGGAATTTTAAAAGTTATTGCTGAACTTAAATTGCCTATTCATGTGGTAGGCATAATGCCATTAACTGAAAATTTACCAAGTGGTACCGCTGTTAAGCCCGGTGATGTGATAAAAACTCTATCGGGGCTGAATGTAGAGGTCATTAATACCGATGCAGAAGGGCGTTTAATTTTAGCAGATGCCTTAACCTATAGTGAACGTTTTAACCCGGATGTGGTTATTGATATGGCTACTTTGACGGGCGCTATTATTGTTGCATTAGGCGCAGTAGCTACGGGTATGATGAGTAATAGTATGGAACTTGCTCTGGAAATCGAGAAAGCGGGTCAACAAAGTCAAGATAGAGTATGGCCGTTACCTTTATGGGATGAATACCAGCAACAAATCGACAGCAATGTAGCCGATATTTCTAATGTGGGTGCGGGTGGCGGTAAGAGTATTACAGCTGCTTGTTTTTTATCTCGATTTACTAAAAAATTAAATTGGGCACATTTAGATATTGCTGGGACTGCTTGGAAAAGTGGACCAGAGAAAACGGCGACAGGCCGACCAGTATCTTTAATAGTGCAATTTTTACTGAATCGTTGTAAGAACAATTTGAAGTAG
- the lptF gene encoding LPS export ABC transporter permease LptF, translating into MILFRYLTREVLTSLSLITSLLFLILMSNEFVHYLNQVAGGKFAASILWELIVLESPRFLAILLPFSLFLAILFTYGRLYADYEMTVLNACGFSLGQLTRMSLPFIFLLTVIVASLNLWLNPFLLSYQNKLLNQTGTAVELQTVQPGSFQQTNGGHRIVYVESVSADHKTVKNIFMAQTNPQKLPSEITPWTILSANSGYQMIDPITKEPFFVAVEGKRYQGIPGQTEYYITQFLKYGIRIDLDTSTANKQQDALSSITLWNASQANKPSYFSELQWRLSAPISILLLALLAIPLSRVNPRQGKYLHILPAIIIYIMYLNLLLVGRNWIENGDISYRWGLWWIHGLLILTIIFAWCYALGWNRVKYNLLHLVKLRP; encoded by the coding sequence ATGATTCTTTTTCGTTATCTAACTCGAGAGGTACTTACTAGTCTTTCTCTCATAACTAGTCTTTTATTCCTGATTTTAATGAGCAATGAATTTGTTCATTATCTTAATCAAGTAGCAGGCGGGAAATTTGCCGCGAGTATCTTATGGGAATTGATAGTTTTAGAATCTCCTCGTTTTTTAGCCATACTTCTCCCTTTTAGCTTATTCCTTGCCATATTATTCACCTACGGTCGCCTTTATGCCGATTATGAGATGACAGTGCTTAACGCCTGCGGATTCAGTTTAGGTCAATTAACCCGCATGAGTCTACCCTTTATTTTCCTGCTAACTGTTATAGTAGCTAGCTTAAACCTTTGGTTAAACCCTTTTTTATTAAGTTATCAGAATAAACTGCTGAACCAGACTGGAACAGCCGTGGAATTACAAACCGTACAGCCTGGAAGTTTTCAACAAACTAATGGAGGTCATCGTATTGTTTACGTTGAAAGTGTCTCAGCTGATCATAAAACAGTAAAAAACATTTTCATGGCACAAACAAACCCACAAAAATTACCATCCGAGATAACGCCCTGGACTATACTTAGTGCTAATAGTGGTTACCAAATGATTGATCCAATCACCAAAGAGCCTTTTTTTGTTGCAGTGGAAGGAAAACGTTACCAAGGAATTCCCGGCCAAACAGAATACTATATTACACAATTTCTAAAATACGGAATCCGTATTGATTTAGATACTAGCACAGCTAATAAACAACAAGATGCTTTGTCGAGTATTACTTTATGGAATGCAAGCCAAGCTAATAAACCTAGCTATTTTTCTGAACTACAATGGCGCCTTTCCGCACCAATTTCAATTTTACTTCTGGCTTTGCTAGCTATACCACTCAGTAGAGTTAATCCAAGACAAGGAAAATATCTGCATATATTACCTGCCATAATCATTTATATTATGTATCTTAATTTATTATTGGTAGGACGTAATTGGATAGAAAATGGAGATATCTCTTACCGCTGGGGTCTATGGTGGATACATGGCCTACTCATTCTTACCATAATATTTGCCTGGTGTTATGCTTTAGGATGGAATAGGGTCAAATATAACTTACTGCATTTAGTTAAGCTAAGACCATGA
- the lptG gene encoding LPS export ABC transporter permease LptG: MKIIDRYLGRTIISTTLSVLGILLILFSVIKLIAETRDVGNGHYTLASAFYYVLLTLPSQFYSFFPVAILLGSILGLSVLAKHSELMILHSNGVSLYQMAWSLIKATLLVVFLAVLIGEGLAPRAARLAENHKSFLTTNGQTLMTQQGAVWIRDGHNYIYIQSILDPAHLNKVSRYQFDDNNNLLEASFAKRVNYEENTWNAYDIASSIISLKKTQAKHIAHEIWPLSFSPKLLNISIIKPEEMSLRQLNDYIRYRRKNLLNVSRYSLAFWQRILQPAAIWVMLCLAIPFTFKHLRTLATSLRTIAGVAVGFGFYLLNDFFGPFAIVYQWPPFLAALLPILIFMFIAIILMRWAR, from the coding sequence ATGAAAATCATCGATCGTTACTTAGGCAGAACCATTATCAGCACTACCCTTTCTGTCCTTGGAATATTATTAATTCTTTTTTCCGTAATTAAACTAATTGCAGAAACCCGTGATGTAGGAAATGGTCATTATACCTTAGCAAGTGCTTTTTATTACGTATTGCTGACCCTCCCATCCCAATTTTATAGTTTTTTTCCAGTAGCTATCTTGTTAGGTAGCATTCTTGGTTTAAGTGTTTTAGCAAAACACAGTGAACTAATGATATTACATTCCAATGGTGTCTCTCTTTATCAAATGGCTTGGAGTTTAATTAAAGCTACTTTGCTGGTTGTTTTTCTAGCTGTTTTGATTGGGGAAGGATTAGCACCGCGCGCTGCTCGTCTAGCAGAAAATCATAAGTCTTTTCTTACCACAAATGGCCAAACGTTAATGACCCAACAAGGAGCTGTTTGGATTCGAGATGGGCATAATTATATTTATATTCAGTCAATTTTGGATCCAGCTCATTTAAATAAAGTAAGTCGTTACCAATTTGATGATAATAATAATCTATTGGAAGCAAGCTTTGCCAAACGGGTTAATTATGAAGAAAATACTTGGAATGCCTACGATATTGCAAGCAGTATAATTTCCTTAAAAAAAACTCAAGCCAAACATATAGCACATGAAATTTGGCCCCTTTCTTTTAGTCCTAAGCTTTTGAATATTTCTATTATTAAGCCAGAAGAAATGTCTTTAAGACAGCTTAATGATTATATTCGTTATCGTCGAAAAAACCTTCTAAACGTCAGCCGTTATTCTTTAGCTTTTTGGCAACGTATATTACAACCGGCTGCTATATGGGTTATGCTTTGTTTGGCTATTCCTTTTACTTTTAAACATTTAAGAACGTTAGCTACTAGTTTGAGGACTATTGCAGGAGTTGCAGTAGGGTTTGGTTTTTACCTTTTAAATGATTTTTTTGGTCCATTTGCCATTGTCTATCAATGGCCGCCCTTTTTAGCTGCACTACTTCCTATACTCATTTTTATGTTCATCGCTATTATATTAATGCGTTGGGCTCGATAA
- a CDS encoding NAD+ synthase: MPTTFRIAIAQLNFLVGDIEGNTQIILDSIQRAKQASVDLLIFPELALSGYPPEDLLLREDFKKKIYYALKIIQEKSNDIAILLGHPDYSSKEIFNAASLIENKKIVCTYHKQYLPNFGVFDERRYFNPGNSDGLFKIKGLNIGILICEDLWCSQPASALKEKGAQLLVCINASPFDYTKAKQRFKVTTDRIKETDLPVLYVHGVGGQDDLVFDGGSQAFDAKGHLVAEAGFFKETLWLVDLKINSSVQFIAQTLLSKPLINETIYKALVLAVRDYVNKNHFPGVLIGISGGIDSALVLAIAVDALGKDRVQAVFLPSRYTSKLSHDIVRILVNKLGVHNKTLSIEPSFSAFLTTLNFDIKHPPIGLTTENIQARCRAVLLMALSNQSGNLLLNCTNKSELAVGYGTLYGDMTGGFSILKDISKTRVYQLATYRNNNGIFPDALLSRPPSAELSENQKDEDTLPPYAQLDSILELYVEQDKSIDDIVEAGFAKEMVQRIINLVNKNEYKRRQLAPGPKITPRAFGRERRYPITSGF; encoded by the coding sequence ATGCCAACAACATTCCGCATCGCCATAGCTCAATTAAATTTTTTAGTGGGTGATATTGAAGGGAATACACAAATAATTTTAGACAGTATACAAAGAGCCAAACAAGCTTCAGTCGATCTATTGATTTTTCCCGAACTCGCTTTAAGTGGTTATCCTCCCGAAGATCTACTTTTACGTGAAGATTTTAAAAAAAAAATCTATTATGCCTTAAAAATTATTCAAGAAAAATCTAATGATATCGCTATTTTATTAGGTCATCCAGATTATAGTTCTAAAGAGATTTTTAATGCCGCAAGCCTAATAGAAAATAAAAAAATTGTTTGTACCTATCATAAACAATATTTACCCAATTTTGGTGTCTTTGATGAACGACGTTATTTTAATCCTGGAAATTCAGATGGTTTATTTAAAATAAAAGGTCTCAATATAGGTATTTTAATTTGTGAAGATCTTTGGTGCAGTCAGCCTGCATCTGCACTTAAAGAGAAAGGTGCACAATTATTAGTATGTATCAATGCTTCTCCTTTTGATTATACAAAAGCCAAACAACGTTTTAAGGTAACCACCGACCGCATAAAAGAAACAGACTTACCCGTACTTTATGTACATGGTGTGGGCGGACAAGACGATTTAGTATTTGATGGTGGTTCCCAAGCATTTGATGCTAAAGGTCATCTCGTCGCCGAAGCAGGTTTTTTCAAAGAAACCTTGTGGTTAGTTGATCTCAAAATTAATTCATCGGTTCAATTTATAGCGCAAACTCTTTTATCTAAACCTTTAATTAATGAAACCATCTATAAAGCTCTGGTGCTTGCTGTGCGTGATTATGTGAATAAAAATCATTTTCCAGGTGTTTTAATCGGTATTTCCGGTGGCATCGATTCTGCATTAGTTTTAGCTATTGCAGTGGACGCCTTAGGAAAGGATCGTGTTCAGGCTGTCTTTTTACCTTCACGTTACACCTCAAAACTTAGTCATGATATTGTGAGAATTCTTGTAAACAAATTAGGTGTGCATAATAAAACGCTCTCCATTGAGCCTAGCTTTTCAGCATTTTTAACTACATTAAATTTTGATATTAAACATCCTCCTATAGGGCTTACTACTGAAAATATTCAAGCACGTTGTCGTGCAGTATTATTGATGGCTTTATCTAATCAATCTGGAAATCTTTTATTAAATTGCACTAATAAAAGTGAGTTAGCTGTGGGTTATGGTACTTTATACGGAGATATGACTGGTGGATTTTCGATACTTAAAGATATATCTAAAACTCGTGTTTATCAACTAGCAACTTATCGCAATAATAATGGCATTTTTCCAGATGCGTTATTGTCACGCCCACCTAGTGCTGAACTTTCCGAAAACCAAAAAGATGAAGACACCCTACCGCCTTATGCTCAACTTGATAGCATTTTAGAACTGTATGTAGAACAAGATAAAAGTATAGATGATATTGTTGAAGCGGGATTTGCTAAAGAAATGGTGCAAAGAATTATTAATTTAGTTAATAAGAATGAATATAAACGTCGCCAATTGGCTCCTGGCCCCAAGATCACACCGCGGGCTTTTGGTCGAGAACGCCGTTACCCGATTACTTCTGGTTTTTAA
- a CDS encoding outer membrane protein assembly factor BamD, whose protein sequence is MKIFKFVFLVNFVLAMLSACASHSNDPFIAFKGQTVNQIYQNAKEYLVDRNFSQAIKAYEALDVLYPFNRYAEKAQLELIYAYYKDGDAPSAKSAAERFIHLYPHSEHIDYAYYMQAMADMDQDRGWYLRYVPIDLSLRDPGTMQLGYQEFAELIRRYPDSQYVPDARQRMIYLRNLFASYELHIADYYFHKKAYVAAANRANEIIQRYQGAPEIQKALIIMIKSYRILGLEELANQSLAVFRLNYPDADYVNI, encoded by the coding sequence GTGAAAATATTTAAATTTGTATTTTTGGTGAATTTTGTATTGGCTATGCTGTCTGCGTGTGCTAGTCATTCCAATGATCCATTTATTGCTTTTAAAGGACAAACAGTTAACCAAATCTATCAAAATGCAAAAGAATATTTAGTTGATCGGAATTTTAGTCAAGCTATTAAAGCCTATGAGGCATTAGATGTACTCTATCCTTTTAATCGTTATGCAGAGAAAGCCCAATTAGAATTGATATATGCGTACTATAAGGATGGTGATGCGCCATCGGCGAAATCCGCAGCCGAGCGTTTTATTCATTTATATCCCCATAGTGAACATATTGATTATGCATACTATATGCAAGCAATGGCGGATATGGATCAAGATAGAGGTTGGTATTTACGTTATGTACCGATTGATTTGTCTTTGCGTGATCCAGGGACTATGCAATTAGGATATCAAGAATTCGCAGAATTGATTCGTCGTTATCCTGATAGCCAATACGTTCCCGATGCTCGCCAGCGCATGATTTATTTGCGTAATTTATTTGCAAGTTATGAATTACATATTGCTGATTATTATTTCCATAAAAAAGCCTATGTGGCTGCAGCAAATCGGGCTAATGAAATTATACAACGTTACCAAGGAGCGCCTGAAATCCAAAAAGCTTTGATTATTATGATTAAGTCTTATCGTATTTTGGGTTTAGAAGAGTTGGCGAATCAGAGTTTGGCTGTGTTTAGATTAAATTATCCTGATGCAGATTATGTAAATATTTGA
- a CDS encoding YgaP-like transmembrane domain: MFNVASNLESNERLSRLVIGIVLLIGVLLGLGKLFAFLVGVILIIEAIIGWCGIPILAEKFKLNEIFRKKD, encoded by the coding sequence ATGTTCAATGTAGCAAGCAATCTTGAATCCAATGAACGTCTTTCACGTTTGGTGATTGGTATTGTATTATTGATTGGTGTGTTATTGGGTCTGGGCAAATTATTTGCTTTTTTAGTGGGTGTTATTCTCATTATCGAGGCCATCATAGGCTGGTGTGGAATTCCTATTTTGGCAGAGAAATTTAAGCTCAATGAGATTTTCCGTAAAAAAGATTAA
- the rluD gene encoding 23S rRNA pseudouridine(1911/1915/1917) synthase RluD, producing the protein MKNTAQVINCQAIVPEHLAEKRLDQILSQLFPAYSRTRLQQWIRCQQVWVDDELKRPRDKIKAGAKIIILASLSEEVSWEAEELPLDIIYEDEALLVVNKPAGLVVHPAVGNTHKTLVNALLHYLPELKKLPRAGIIHRLDKDTSGLLIIPKILNAYNKLVKQLQARTMKREYIAVIQGLLIAGGTINAPIGRHPRLRKKMAVTELLSGKPAISHYRVIERFNHHTLIKVKLETGRTHQIRVHMAHIHHPLVGDKTYTGRFHLPKKASELLINCLHQFPRQALHAQCLGIIHPVTLQPMEWHSPLPEDMHQLINCLREDKLNA; encoded by the coding sequence ATGAAAAACACAGCTCAAGTAATAAATTGCCAAGCAATTGTCCCAGAACATTTAGCAGAAAAGCGTCTCGACCAAATTTTGAGTCAGTTATTTCCTGCTTATTCCCGTACGCGTTTGCAACAATGGATTCGTTGTCAACAAGTTTGGGTTGATGATGAACTCAAACGACCCCGGGATAAAATAAAAGCGGGGGCCAAAATTATTATTTTAGCTAGCTTAAGTGAAGAAGTTAGTTGGGAGGCAGAAGAACTTCCTCTTGATATTATTTATGAAGATGAAGCTTTACTTGTAGTTAATAAGCCTGCAGGATTAGTCGTCCATCCCGCCGTAGGAAATACGCATAAAACACTCGTAAATGCTCTTTTACATTATTTACCTGAACTCAAAAAACTTCCTCGGGCTGGAATCATACATCGTTTAGACAAAGACACATCAGGTCTCTTAATAATTCCTAAAATTTTAAACGCCTATAATAAATTGGTCAAACAACTACAAGCACGAACTATGAAACGTGAATATATAGCTGTTATTCAAGGCCTATTAATCGCTGGGGGAACTATCAATGCACCTATAGGTCGTCATCCGAGATTAAGAAAAAAAATGGCTGTCACTGAGTTGTTGAGTGGAAAACCAGCGATATCGCATTATCGAGTCATTGAACGTTTTAATCATCACACACTTATTAAAGTAAAACTAGAAACCGGACGCACTCATCAAATTCGCGTGCATATGGCTCATATCCATCACCCTTTGGTCGGCGATAAAACCTATACTGGCCGCTTTCATTTACCCAAAAAGGCCAGTGAGTTACTAATTAATTGCTTGCATCAGTTTCCTCGCCAAGCCTTGCATGCACAATGTTTAGGCATTATCCATCCTGTTACCTTACAACCTATGGAATGGCACAGCCCTTTACCTGAAGATATGCATCAATTAATTAACTGTTTACGAGAAGATAAACTGAATGCTTGA
- the pgeF gene encoding peptidoglycan editing factor PgeF produces the protein MLDLIIPDWPAPHWIKAYATTRIGGFSRAPYNSLNIAAHVGDNLDDVSKNRQLLKKKLHLKKPIVWLEQIHGNTAISADHPLDSFAADAIYSRTEQTICAVQTADCLPLLVCSSSSYYVAAIHAGWKGLSNGIIETTINALALPASDILVWLGPAIGPQAFIVGEEVFQSFVDKDPTAEIAFQPLENKQWQANLYKLAELRLRKLGISSIYGGNYCTFSDKLRFFSYRRDRITGRMLSLIWINLP, from the coding sequence ATGCTTGATTTAATCATTCCTGATTGGCCAGCTCCACACTGGATCAAAGCTTACGCAACAACTCGAATAGGTGGATTTAGTCGTGCTCCCTACAATAGTTTAAATATCGCCGCGCATGTAGGTGATAATTTAGACGATGTATCGAAAAACCGTCAATTACTAAAGAAAAAATTACATCTAAAAAAACCTATTGTCTGGTTAGAACAAATACATGGAAACACTGCTATTTCAGCTGATCACCCCCTCGATAGTTTTGCAGCTGATGCTATTTATTCAAGAACAGAACAAACGATCTGTGCCGTACAAACTGCAGATTGCTTGCCATTATTAGTTTGCAGCTCCAGTAGTTATTATGTCGCCGCCATCCATGCCGGTTGGAAAGGTTTAAGCAATGGTATTATAGAAACTACTATTAATGCATTAGCCTTACCGGCCAGCGATATTTTAGTTTGGCTAGGTCCTGCTATCGGCCCTCAAGCTTTTATAGTCGGAGAAGAAGTTTTTCAATCTTTTGTAGACAAAGATCCGACGGCCGAAATAGCTTTTCAGCCTTTAGAAAACAAGCAATGGCAGGCAAATCTCTATAAATTGGCTGAACTACGTTTACGCAAGTTAGGAATAAGCTCCATCTATGGGGGGAATTACTGTACTTTTTCCGACAAGCTTCGTTTTTTCTCATATCGGAGAGACCGAATAACAGGGCGAATGCTAAGTCTTATTTGGATAAACCTACCTTAA
- a CDS encoding HlyC/CorC family transporter: MHYSFAFLVGLLFLLLLAAVFFSLAEAAMLSINRYRLRHLVRQHNLLAKRVQDLLKRPDRLLGVILLCGTFANILASAVVTLLALQYFSASGVFLATLALTFVVLIFCEVAPKTLATLYPQPIALFAVWPLVILLHILYPFVWLTNLIANSTLRLFGIKIPKLTIEQLSREELVSLLREGTGHMPTGYKNMLLKVLELNKVTVEDIMIPRQEIIGIDINQPWDVILKQLIKSEYTRLPIYRDSLDEIIGILHFRKVLNSLSKQQLSKEVLIDAAEEVHFIPEATALNSQLLNFRREKHRIGLVVNEYGEIQGLITLEDILEEIVGEFTTDTALMRRAVILQADGSYLIDGGIALRDLNRQLNLNLPLRGPKTLSGLIIETLEVIPKVGTVFQFENKTMEVILIKDNMIKTVKIFPSRSVLTKKI, from the coding sequence ATGCATTATTCATTCGCATTTCTTGTAGGTTTATTATTTTTATTATTATTGGCTGCTGTCTTTTTTTCCTTGGCAGAAGCTGCCATGTTATCTATAAATAGATATCGATTACGTCATTTAGTGAGACAGCATAACCTTCTCGCTAAACGTGTACAGGATTTATTAAAAAGACCAGATCGTTTGCTCGGAGTTATTCTTTTATGCGGAACTTTTGCTAATATTCTTGCTTCCGCTGTAGTTACGTTGCTTGCATTACAATATTTTTCAGCATCGGGTGTTTTTTTGGCAACCCTAGCACTTACTTTTGTAGTATTAATTTTTTGTGAAGTAGCGCCAAAAACCTTAGCAACTTTATATCCTCAACCGATTGCGTTGTTTGCTGTTTGGCCTCTAGTTATTTTGTTGCATATTTTATACCCCTTTGTTTGGCTAACAAATTTAATAGCAAATTCTACCTTACGTTTATTTGGGATAAAAATTCCAAAATTGACTATTGAACAATTGTCCCGCGAAGAATTAGTAAGTTTATTACGTGAAGGGACTGGACATATGCCTACTGGTTATAAAAATATGCTACTCAAGGTATTAGAGCTCAATAAAGTAACCGTAGAAGATATTATGATTCCAAGGCAGGAGATTATTGGTATTGATATTAATCAGCCCTGGGATGTAATTTTAAAACAATTAATTAAGAGTGAATATACACGGTTACCGATTTATCGAGATTCTCTTGATGAGATAATAGGAATTTTACATTTTCGGAAAGTTTTAAATAGTTTAAGTAAGCAACAATTAAGTAAAGAAGTATTAATCGACGCAGCGGAAGAGGTTCATTTTATACCTGAAGCAACAGCATTAAATAGTCAATTGTTAAATTTTCGTCGTGAAAAACATCGCATTGGTTTAGTCGTCAATGAATATGGCGAGATTCAGGGACTTATTACTTTAGAAGACATATTAGAAGAAATTGTCGGTGAATTTACTACTGATACAGCGTTAATGCGTCGTGCCGTTATATTGCAAGCTGATGGTAGTTATTTGATAGACGGAGGAATTGCATTACGAGATTTAAATCGTCAATTAAATTTAAATCTACCTTTACGGGGTCCTAAAACCTTAAGTGGATTAATTATTGAGACGCTTGAAGTTATTCCAAAAGTGGGCACTGTGTTTCAGTTTGAAAATAAAACGATGGAAGTTATCTTGATTAAAGATAATATGATTAAAACCGTTAAGATTTTTCCAAGTCGTTCTGTTTTAACTAAAAAAATTTAG
- the ccsA gene encoding cytochrome c biogenesis protein CcsA — MVSYADFIHIFLSTLALIVLISAALQALLLASQEWMLKNKQAIGFIQYFPPLEVMETYLFMLISIAIVLLTLILASSLILFHPVFGQRLWQKILLSLLAWGVLLMLLIGRNYFGWRGKIAISWTLIGASLIGIVYLGTILFMPNL; from the coding sequence ATGGTGTCCTATGCAGATTTTATTCATATTTTTCTCTCAACGCTTGCACTGATTGTTTTAATCAGCGCCGCACTCCAAGCATTGCTATTAGCCAGCCAAGAGTGGATGCTCAAGAATAAACAAGCTATAGGATTTATTCAATATTTCCCCCCTTTGGAAGTGATGGAAACGTATCTATTTATGCTTATTTCTATCGCTATCGTTTTACTTACATTAATTTTGGCAAGCAGTTTGATTTTATTTCATCCAGTTTTTGGGCAACGTTTGTGGCAAAAAATACTTTTATCACTACTCGCTTGGGGGGTGCTTTTGATGCTATTAATCGGCAGAAACTATTTTGGTTGGCGGGGGAAAATTGCGATTAGCTGGACGCTAATTGGCGCAAGTTTAATTGGAATAGTTTATTTAGGAACGATTTTATTCATGCCTAATCTTTAA